One window of the Camelus dromedarius isolate mCamDro1 chromosome 15, mCamDro1.pat, whole genome shotgun sequence genome contains the following:
- the TCF23 gene encoding transcription factor 23, translating into MSQREAGEALAMPAVGPSPARATPRLLAGTDRKRSRLNRTGQDLWEETGWSHQRWSRAAPSPRGARARSLARGRSEASPENAARERSRVRTLRQAFLALQATLPAVPPDTKLSKLDVLVLATSYIAHLTRMLGHEMPGPAWPPFLRGLRYLHPLKKWPMRSRLYAGGLGCSGLDSTTAATSGQRAKEAEAGPQVSGEANALLPTRPVSPASADK; encoded by the exons ATGTCacagagggaggctggagaggcacTGGCCATGCCAGCAGTGGGGCCGAGCCCAGCCAGGGCCACGCCACGGTTGCTAGCAGGCACTGACAGGAAGAGGAGCCGCCTGAACAGGACAGGGCAGGACCTGTGGGAAGAGACCGGCTGGAGCCACCAAAGATGGAGCAGAGCTGCGCCTAGCCCGCgaggggccagggccaggagccTGGCTCGTGGCCGG AGCGAGGCCAGTCCTGAGAATGCTGCGCGGGAGCGGAGTCGGGTGAGGACGCTGCGCCAGGCCTTCCTGGCCCTGCAGGCCACTCTGCCTGCCGTGCCGCCTGACACCAAGCTGTCCAAGTTGGATGTGCTGGTGCTGGCCACCAGCTACATAGCCCACCTCACCCGCATGCTTGGCCATGAGatgcctggccctgcctggccaCCCTTCCTGCGTGGACTCCGTTACTTACACCCTCTCAAG AAGTGGCCAATGCGATCTCGCCTCTATGCCGGAGGCCTGGGATGCTCTGGCCTGGACTCCACCACAGCCGCCACCTCGGGACAAAGAGcaaaggaggcagaggctgggccccAAGTCTCTGGAGAGGCAAATGCTCTTCTTCCCACCAGGCCTGTCTCACCAGCATCTGCTGACAAGTGA
- the PRR30 gene encoding proline-rich protein 30 — MLPQNKDQALLQNTAPPGQPPQGPSQLVDSLPRNLQPLPPQQSLRPTHPPCSPPSRSHSAGSHFYSSDSNSDFLLHPFSSLPSSPTFFHQNYLSLSLPRSSSPSHWLYPSPTLTHSSSPSQPQNSSLLVSGCQSPSHPEDLPSSALTSPSSSLPSGEVSSNSQTWHSHQYRDLGSLGVEGGCVASERDPAEFRDPGALAQVLVVHLGHHRIARDLQLLLLQRLWLGRPGQAPVVEYPVCLVCLRPRSPSCPIPKYRTGPKLLAFPQLLPCAQDQESGPLRIGIGFGLRLSRGQARALHLLPERRLGEVGPQNEASQARGCQIQAPQAPAARTPAAQAQADQDPGTSSQIGSLRSVGLQSPNSTGCSGSPTQAPKQFTVSLKPRPSSAPKKSASLEPIPRKSLP, encoded by the coding sequence ATGTTGCCTCAAAACAAGGATCAGGCGCTGCTACAGAACACAGCACCCCCTGGGCAGCCCCCTCAGGGCCCCTCACAACTTGTGGACTCCCTTCCTCGCAACCTACAACCTCTGCCTCCCCAACAATCACTCCGTCCCACCCACCCCCCTTGCTCCCCTCCCTCACGGTCCCACTCTGCGGGCTCCCATTTCTACTCTTCTGACTCAAATTCTGACTTTCTCCTAcatcccttctcctctctcccaagTTCCCCCACTTTCTTTCATCAGAattacctctctctctccctgccacGGTCTTCCTCACCTTCCCACTGGCTAtatccctctcccactctcactcactcctcttctccctctcagCCGCAGAACTCCTCTCTCCTGGTCTCCGGTTGCCAGTCTCCTTCCCATCCCGAAGACCTGCCTAGCTctgccctcacctcccccagctccagcctACCTTCTGGTGAGGTCAGCTCTAACAGCCAGACATGGCACTCGCATCAGTACAGGGACCTCGGGTCccttggggtggaggggggatgcGTGGCAAGCGAGAGGGACCCTGCAGAGTTCAGGGACCCAGGAGCCTTGGCCCAGGTCCTGGTGGTCCATTTGGGGCACCACCGCATCGCCCGCGACCTGCAGCTACTGCTTTTGCAGCGCCTGTGGCTAGGCAGACCCGGCCAGGCCCCAGTTGTGGAGTATCCTGTATGCCTGGTGTGTCTCCGGCCCCGCAGCCCCTCTTGCCCCATCCCCAAGTACAGGACTGGACCCAAACTGCTTGCTttcccccagctgctgccctGTGCACAGGACCAGGAATCCGGACCACTCCGCATAGGCATTGGCTTTGGTCTCCGCCTGTCTCGGGGCCAGGCCAGGGCCTTGCATCTGTTGCCAGAAAGAAGGCTGGGGGAAGTAGGGCCTCAGAACGAGGCTTCTCAGGCCCGTGGGTGTCAAATCCAGGCACCTCAGGCCCCAGCAGCTCGAACCCCAgcagcccaggcccaggcagATCAAGACCCAGGCACATCCTCACAGATTGGGAGCCTTAGGTCTGTAGGTCTTCAATCACCAAACTCCACAGGCTGTTCAGGTTCTCCAACTCAGGCACCAAAACAGTTCACTGTCTCCCTGAAGCCCAggccttcctctgctccaaagAAGTCTGCCTCTCTAGAACCCATTCCCCGAAAGTCACTACCCTAG